CGCGATTCTCCGCGACGGACCGGCAAGGGCTACTCCCTCTGCCTCGTGAGCCCGTCACGGCGACCGGGCCGGGCTCTCACTCTCAGCGGGGGCGTTGCGGGGGCGGCAGCCGCCCGCTCGAAGGGGTAGCGGGGGACCGCAAGGGCGCCCGCTCAGGGGAAGACTTTCCCCTCCCATCAAATCCGCATCAACCTTGCTTCCAGATTATTTTTGATTATATTTTAATCGAGTTGATAGAAGGTGATGAACATGGCGATCGAGACAAAAGTATTGACTACGCACGTCCCGCTGCATCTCGCGGAAAAGGTGGAAGCGATGGCCTCCCGGCTTGAACGCTCGCGCGGCTGGGTGATGAAGCAAGCGCTCGCCGCCTGGGTAGATCAGGAGGAAGAGCGTCACCGGATGACGCTCGAAGCGCTGGATGATGTCGATGCCGGGCGCGTGATCGA
The Novosphingobium sp. EMRT-2 genome window above contains:
- a CDS encoding CopG family ribbon-helix-helix protein — translated: MNMAIETKVLTTHVPLHLAEKVEAMASRLERSRGWVMKQALAAWVDQEEERHRMTLEALDDVDAGRVIDHQAVRAWADSLGTDAPLPPPSA